The following are encoded together in the Plasmodium brasilianum strain Bolivian I chromosome 10, whole genome shotgun sequence genome:
- a CDS encoding 60S ribosomal protein L3, translating into MSHRKFERPRHGSLGFLPRKRCKRMRGKIRSFPKDDKEKPPHFTAFLGYKAGMTHIVREVDKPGSKLHKKEIVEACTIIECAPMVVVGMIGYRETPKGLRILTTVWANHVSDEFRRRYYKNWYNSDKKAFTKSLNIPQSTKELLYKRLEKYCTILRAVCHTQPSKTPLRMKKAHIMEIQINGGTMKEKINFVKDLLEKNLPVSTVFNDNEMIDVISVTKGHGTKGVVSRYGVKRLPRKTHRGLRKVACIGAWHPARVQFQVPRHGQKGYFHRTERNKKIYRIGLKKDKNSASTDADITEKKITPMGGFPHYGIVNEDFILLKGCVAGTKKRPITLRKTLVPQVSRDAVAQIALKFIDTSSKIGHGRFQTSEEKIKYYGPLKKDLKP; encoded by the coding sequence ATGTCGCACCGTAAGTTTGAAAGACCACGCCACGGGTCGTTGGGTTTTTTGCCAAGAAAAAGATGTAAACGAATGAGGGGTAAGATAAGATCATTTCCAAAGGATGATAAGGAAAAGCCTCCTCATTTCACTGCCTTTTTGGGGTATAAGGCAGGTATGACACATATCGTAAGAGAAGTGGATAAACCAGGATCAAAACTACACAAAAAGGAAATTGTTGAAGCATGCACAATTATTGAATGTGCTCCAATGGTTGTTGTTGGAATGATAGGATATAGAGAAACACCCAAAGGATTAAGAATATTAACTACAGTATGGGCTAATCATGTATCCGATGAGTTTAGAAGGaggtattataaaaattggtATAATAGTGATAAGAAAGCATTTACAAAAAGTTTAAATATTCCCCAGTCGACAAAAGAATTACTTTATAAAagattagaaaaatattgcaCCATACTTAGAGCTGTTTGTCATACTCAACCATCAAAAACTCCTTTACGTATGAAGAAGGCACATATTATGGAGATTCAGATAAATGGAGGTACAATGAAAGAGAAGATCAATTTCGTTAAGGATTTATTAGAAAAGAATTTACCTGTATCCACTGTATTTAATGACAACGAGATGATTGATGTTATCAGTGTTACAAAAGGGCATGGTACAAAAGGTGTTGTTAGTAGATATGGAGTAAAAAGATTACCAAGAAAAACACACAGAGGATTACGAAAAGTTGCTTGTATAGGTGCTTGGCATCCAGCTAGAGTTCAATTTCAAGTACCAAGACATGGTCAGAAAGGATATTTTCATAGAAcagaaagaaataaaaaaatttatcgtattggtttaaaaaaagataaaaatagtgCATCCACGGATGCTGatattacagaaaaaaaaattactccTATGGGTGGCTTTCCACATTATGGTATTGTAAATGaagattttattttattaaaaggtTGTGTAGCTGGAACAAAGAAAAGACCCATTACTTTGAGAAAAACATTGGTACCACAAGTGTCAAGAGATGCCGTAGCTCAAATTGCTCTTAAATTTATTGATACTTCATCCAAAATAGGCCATGGAAGATTCCAAACCAGTGaagaaaaaatcaaatattaTGGACCCTTAAAGAAAGACTTAAAACCATAG
- a CDS encoding meiotic recombination protein SPO11-2: protein MPFISSTTDSAANERRIYEKNVNCSSNVNCASNVNCASCINDTSNVHTSGKIKNEKKKKKRNILLDNFTSFLSKRAMECFFSELFLKMSTLIHNNHETM, encoded by the coding sequence ATGCCATTTATTAGCTCTACGACTGACAGTGCTGCGAATGAACGAAGAATATacgaaaaaaatgtaaactgTTCCAGTAATGTAAATTGTGCCAGTAATGTAAACTGTGCCAGCTGTATCAACGACACTTCGAATGTACACACATCGGGGAAGataaagaatgaaaaaaaaaaaaaaaaaagaaacatacTTCTGGACAACTTCACTAGTTTCTTATCGAAAAGGGCAATGGAATGTTTCTTTTCAgaattgtttttaaaaatgtcaACATTAATACATAACAACCATGAAACTATGTGA
- a CDS encoding meiotic recombination protein SPO11-2, with the protein MIVVSSNKIHLLNESFKIFQDVCHILGFPRSSLNIYASEKGFPKNADNFYMLIIPPAHKLEIFFIDCTGCIAGLLVLRKNNESLILCHMEYGLMINEYLLNVDHVESLAHYILVVEKYSLYQKLCENKIWNILPCILITGKGFPDYSTRKILRELLDLFHLECVYVGDYDPYGIRIFLSYKEGCKTNEEGVYSCKNIKWVGMCSEDMTLFPKESLLALTKKEKNVIRNLLKDNNLKNSSTIINQVHEMNKTNCKFEMEAVEYLGMDFFIRKYLIRKILRKEWLM; encoded by the exons ATGATAGTAGTAAGTTCAAACAAAATTCACTTATTAAATGAATCCTTCAAAATTTTTCAGGACGTTTGTCATATTCTGGGATTTCCGAGATCGTCCTTAAACATTTATGCGTCAGAAAAAGGTTTTCCAAAAAATGCTGATAATTTCTATATGCTTATTATACCACCtgcacat AAATTGgagatattttttattgattgTACAGGATGTATAGCTGGGTTACTTGTACTAAGGAAAAACAACGAAAGTTTAATCCTATGTCACATGG AATATGGCTTAATGATCAATGAATATCTTTTAAATGTTGATCATGTAGAGAGCTTGGCTCACTACATACTTGTAGTAGAAAAGTATTCCCTCTATCAGAAACTCTGCGAAAATAAGATATGGAAT ATCCTTCCCTGCATATTAATAACTGGAAAGGGGTTTCCAGACTACTCCACTAGGAAAATTCTTAGAGAACTCTTGGATCTGTTTCATTTAGAG TGTGTCTATGTTGGAGATTATGACCCGTATGGTATTCGCATCTTCTTGAGTTATAAAGAGGGATGTAAAACTAATGAAGAGGGCGTGTATTCttgcaaaaatattaagtggGTTGGTATGTGCTCAGAAGATATGACATTGTTCCCAAAAGAATCTCTTTTAGcattaacaaaaaaggaaaaaaatgttatacgtaatttattaaaagacaataatttaaaaaatagttcaACCATTATAAATCAAGTTCATGaaatgaataaaacaaaCTGTAAGTTTGAAATGGAAGCTGTCGAATATTTAGGAATGGATTTCTTCATtcgaaaatatttaataaggaaaatacTGAGAAAGGAGTGGTTAATGTGA
- a CDS encoding merozoite capping protein 1, whose translation MIENTKLADEVLNIALLNQKNEQTNLQTEVEKHKDLNGIVLFMYPKADTPGCTEQAKLFKEKYEEFKSNNYAVYGLSADSAEDQLKWKDKLELPFELLCDVDKKLMKELGCLKDDEKIARSHLVIKNDFIVSFIETGVKPSLSAANVMTFITKGEKDIEAEEKETNAEGGAVNDEVTGEGKDEVNGDVKEEGKENDETNEEKGGKGSDDNKANENEKIKKSTATGGGTGGGKNKNANVGDMKMKKKSSKKKSSAGNNSHNNKNNKVVKKGSNVKKEVKKKLINKAHKKNENKKGKNKLAKGKMVNGKKEMKKKSNVKKEDKKKNKNNHKKNVNTKDKKKNSGKNDKKNKLKNKGTQQKKQLNNKGANKKIVKSKDANKKIANKKVDKKKEQFNKKNIKNKNIMKSNKKVKKLIKKK comes from the exons ATGATAGAAA ACACCAAGTTAGCAGACGAAGTTTTAAACATTGCGTTGTTAAACCAAAAGAATGAACAAACGAACCTGCAAACTGAGGTTGAGAAGCATAAGGACTTGAACGGTATTGTCCTTTTCATGTACCCCAAAGCCGATACACCTGGATGTACAGAACAGGCTaaactttttaaagaaaagtaTGAAGAATTCAAAAGCAACAATTACGCTGTTTACGGATTATCTGCAGACAGTGCTGAGGATCAA CTCAAGTGGAAGGATAAACTCGAACTGCCATTCGAGTTGCTGTGCGATGTTGATAAAAAGTTGATGAAGGAACTTGGATGTTTGAAGGATGACGAGAAAATAGCCAGATCCCATTTAGTAATAAAGAACGATTTCATTGTGTCCTTTATCGAAACTGGAGTAAAGCCAAGTTTATCTGCTGCCAATGTTATGACTTTTATTACGAAAGGTGAAAAGGATATCGAGgcagaagaaaaagaaacaaatgCAGAAGGTGGTGCAGTTAATGATGAAGTTACAGGAGAAGGAAAGGATGAAGTTAATGGGGATGTAAAAgaagaaggaaaagaaaatgatgaaaCAAATGAAGAGAAAGGAGGAAAAGGATCGGATGATAATAAAgctaatgaaaatgaaaagataaaaaaatcaaCAGCTACAGGAGGAGGAACAGGtggaggaaaaaataaaaatgcaaatgTTGGAGatatgaaaatgaagaaaaaaagctcaaaaaagaaaagtagtGCTGGTAATAATagtcataataataaaaataataaagtagtTAAAAAAGGTTCTAATGTTAAAAAGGAAGTCAAGAAAAAGCTGATTAACAAAGCACATAAgaagaatgaaaataaaaaaggaaaaaataaactcgCTAAAGGAAAGATGgttaatggaaaaaaagagatgaaaaaaaaatcgaatgttaaaaaagaggataaaaagaaaaataaaaataatcataaaaaaaatgtaaacacaaaagacaaaaaaaaaaacagtggtaaaaatgataaaaaaaataaattaaaaaataaaggtacACAACAAAAAAAGCAGTTAAACAACAAGGGAgcaaataagaaaatagtTAAGTCAAAAgatgcaaataaaaaaatagccAACAAAAAAGtagacaaaaaaaaggaacaattcaacaaaaaaaatatcaaaaacaaaaatattatgaaaagtaATAAGAAGgtgaaaaaattgataaagaaaaagtga
- a CDS encoding DNA-directed RNA polymerase II subunit RPB7, producing MYFVIEEWKNVIIKPSQLGPRYQQFIEDMLRNSVEGQCNAKYGYIICVIRIIHSEPGRVQDGTGMIVVKVKYQAIVFKPFKDEVLDAVVTDVNKLGFFAQAGPLKIFISRTAIPKYFEYSEDTHYPCFSSGDYNIKPQTTVRIKLQGIRYDLSNMFAIATINNEYLGCIESNTLQVM from the exons ATGTACTTTGTTATCGAGGAATGGAAAAATGTCATTATAAAACCTAGTCAGTTGGGACCAAGATATCAACAGTTCATAGAAGATATGCTAAGAAACAGTGTTGAAGGACAATGTAATGCAAAATATGGGTATATCATTTGTGTTATTAGAATAATACATAGCGAACCTGGACGTGTTCAGGATGGAACAGGAATGATTGTTGTTAAGGTTAAATATCAAGCTATTGTTTTTAAGCCATTTAAGGATGAA GTGCTCGATGCTGTCGTAACAGACGTTAATAAGTTGGGCTTCTTTGCTCAGGCAGGgcctttaaaaatatttatttcgaGGACAGCTATTCCGAAATATTTTGAGTACTCAGAAGACACACACTACCCTTGTTTTTCGTCAGGAGACTATAACATAAAACCGCAAACAACAGTACGAATAAAATTGCAAGGTATACGATATGACTTATCCAATATGTTTGCCATTGCTACaattaataatgaatatcTTGGCTGCATTGAATCAAATACGTTACAAGTCATGTAA